From Polynucleobacter ibericus:
ACCAATATAAAACGGGTGTTGGTATTAATGGAGAGCAGGCATTAACTAAAAACCTTGGCATCTATGGCCGTGCATTTACATCCGATGGACATACCGAAACCATGTCGTTCACCGAAGCAGATAATTCAGTCTCAGTTGGCATGGGTTTAAATGGTACGAGCTGGCAGCGACCCAGTGACACTATCGGTATTTCGATGATGCAAAACGGACTCTCGAGCTATAGAAGAGGTTATTTGCAGGCTGGTGGCGTGTCTTACTTTATCGGTGACTATGCCGGTCCTAATCAAACAATTTCTTATCGCCCCGAAAGAATTGGTGAGGTGTATTACAACGCTTTGGTAGTCAAGAATGTCCTAGCCGGTTTGAACTTTCAGCACATCAGCAATCCAGCTTATAACTCTGCTCGTGGACCCGTAAGCATTCTATCTTTTAGGATTCATGCCGAGTTTTAAGGGTTTTACTGATCCCAGTCTTAATTATTATCTTTAGAATCAATAAGATACGTATTTCTGTTTATTAGACTTTTGACTTTTGTCGCCTATAATTCATAAACCCCCCTGAAATGGGTATGGATAGGTTCTAAATCTGCATTGGGGGCTATAAAAACAGCATTTTTATTGATTTAGAGGCAGTAGCATTTGTTGACTCTCAGTAAACACCAGAAAAGCGCATTTAAAACGCTCAACAGCGTGACTCCATTTGCAATGGCTGCTTTTGTCTGCGCTACAACTTTCTCCGTTCCTTTATGCGCTCAAATAGTTTTAGATAACGCACCTGCTAGTGTGACTGTTCAGTCTGGCGATGCTTTATTTGCAGCTCCCCCATCGATTGGCGCTCAACTTAGCGCACAAGACCCAGCCATAAACTCGAATCCTATAACTGCCGAGATGTTTGCTCCGGTAACAAAAGCCAACACGCCAAAGATTTATACCAAGCCTGCGTCAACTGGACCAACGGAGATGGATTTGCGTCAGTTGTGGAATGAGCTCAAGTTAAATAATCCGCAACTGTCATCCTTGCGTGAATCTTATTTATCTGCCAAAGCAACTGTGCCGCAAATCAACGCGCCAGCCAATCCACAGGTGGGATTGGTATGGTCCGGTATGCCCGTGAATTCACCATTTGCTTTGGGCGGAGCGAATGCGCCTACTCAGCAATATCCTGGCGGCATCAGTACTAATAACGGTTTTTCTTTTACGCAGCCTTTGCAGTTCCCCGGCAAGAAAAGTCTGGCGGCAGATATTGCCGATACCAATGCTGAAGCCTTATTGGCGGGCTCAGAGGTGACCTATCTTCAACTTGGTGCTCAACTGTCTACTCTCTACTACGGTGCTTTGGCATCGCAAAAGCAATTACAGGTACTTAAAGAGTCCGTTATTCGCCTAGAGATGATTAAGAATGTAGCTAAGGCGCGTTATGCAAATAATGCTGCAGCCTATGTCGAGTTTTTAAATGCGCAAGTAGCGCAAAGTGCAGCTCAAGCGGATCAATTTAATGTAGAGCGTCAGCTAAATGTTTCGTTACATAGTATTAATACTTTAGTTGGGCGCCATTCTCGTGAAAAGTTAGTACTGCGTGGTGATGTGCGTCGCGCTATGACTAGCGTACCCACCTTAATTGAATTGGAAGACTATGCTGAAAATAGTCATCCATCCTTAAAGAGCTCAGCATTGCAATTGGATGCAGCACGCAAAGGTGTTGACCTAGCAAAAAAAGCATATCTACCTGATTTTCAGGTCATTGGTTCATCCTTTACACCGCGGGGGCCATTTTCTGCAAACAATGGCGCGCTGTATTATCAGTTTGAGTTAGATTTAATTATTCCTTTGTACTTCTTTACTAAAGAAAAGTATGGGGTAGAACAGGCTCAACGTAATCAGGCTTCTGCGGAGGCGGGTAATATTTCTAATCGCCAACAAATCGTATTGGCAGTCAACACCGCATACGCTAATTACGAGCAAGCTAAAAATCAAGCGCAGTTCCTGAGGGATCGTCAGGTGCCTCAGGCAGATACTGCTTATAAAGTCGGTCTGACCCAGTACTCAAATAACGGCCAAGGCTTTAATGATTTATTGACTGCCCAAACGCAATTGCGTAACTTAGAGATTGCATTGGCTCAAGCTGAAAGTAATTTGTTGCAGGCACAAGCGGTTCTCATGGTCTCAGCGGGTAAAGAACCCTTTTAAGGAGTAGTTTTGAAAGATAAAATTCTTTCGTTTCTCAAGCGCCTGTCTGAAAAGGCAAAGCCGATTCTTCATCAGGGCGCCAATCAAGGTGCACATCATGCAAAAGTCGCAGCTGCCGGATTAGCAGGTCTGTATTGGAATTTGTCACCCCAGAATCGATATCGCGTTCGACTGGCTGCCTTTGCATTTGCCATTCTTTCTTTGGGTATCGTGGTGGGGCGAGTGACTAATGTAAATCGCACAGTCAAGATTGAGGCTTCCGATAAGGCGCTCAAAGTTGAGAAGACAGGTGTCCTAGAATTAAAGCTACCTGGCGTGCAACTTAATCCAGAAATTTATATCTTTCAGTCCGCTGAAAAAGTACAAGTGCCAGTCAATATTAAAGTGCCTGGGCGCTTGGCATTTAATGCAGAA
This genomic window contains:
- a CDS encoding TolC family protein → MTPFAMAAFVCATTFSVPLCAQIVLDNAPASVTVQSGDALFAAPPSIGAQLSAQDPAINSNPITAEMFAPVTKANTPKIYTKPASTGPTEMDLRQLWNELKLNNPQLSSLRESYLSAKATVPQINAPANPQVGLVWSGMPVNSPFALGGANAPTQQYPGGISTNNGFSFTQPLQFPGKKSLAADIADTNAEALLAGSEVTYLQLGAQLSTLYYGALASQKQLQVLKESVIRLEMIKNVAKARYANNAAAYVEFLNAQVAQSAAQADQFNVERQLNVSLHSINTLVGRHSREKLVLRGDVRRAMTSVPTLIELEDYAENSHPSLKSSALQLDAARKGVDLAKKAYLPDFQVIGSSFTPRGPFSANNGALYYQFELDLIIPLYFFTKEKYGVEQAQRNQASAEAGNISNRQQIVLAVNTAYANYEQAKNQAQFLRDRQVPQADTAYKVGLTQYSNNGQGFNDLLTAQTQLRNLEIALAQAESNLLQAQAVLMVSAGKEPF